A single Roseinatronobacter monicus DNA region contains:
- a CDS encoding glutathione S-transferase family protein — protein MIRLWHVSQSRSFRVLWALEELGVEYELIRCSFFDKSLRGPDHLARAPAGRVPAIEIDGQYLCESGAILLYLAETRGVHLRPAEGAAGRAVFLQGLHYAETLGAHLANLTQHHIVLREAWMRSETVMRLEAKRLEFALRAVGPDFVTGQFSMADIALGYAVLLAQRFGALPRVAAAYLERCQARAGFARALEQDGPAEIYTQPFYPPPQEEGA, from the coding sequence ATGATCAGGTTGTGGCATGTCAGTCAATCGCGGTCGTTCCGGGTACTTTGGGCCCTGGAGGAGTTGGGCGTTGAGTATGAACTCATCAGATGTTCCTTCTTTGACAAATCCTTGCGCGGGCCGGACCATCTGGCGCGCGCGCCTGCCGGGCGGGTGCCCGCGATCGAGATTGACGGGCAGTATCTTTGCGAAAGCGGCGCAATCTTGCTCTATCTGGCCGAGACGCGCGGGGTGCATCTGCGCCCGGCCGAGGGCGCGGCGGGGCGCGCTGTGTTCCTGCAAGGGCTGCATTACGCGGAAACACTGGGCGCGCATCTGGCCAATCTGACCCAGCATCACATAGTTCTGCGCGAGGCTTGGATGCGATCTGAGACTGTCATGCGGCTGGAAGCCAAGCGGCTGGAATTTGCATTGCGCGCGGTCGGGCCGGATTTTGTCACCGGCCAATTCAGCATGGCCGATATTGCCTTGGGATATGCCGTTTTGTTGGCGCAGCGTTTTGGGGCGTTGCCACGCGTCGCGGCCGCCTATCTGGAGCGCTGCCAGGCGCGCGCCGGGTTTGCGCGCGCCCTTGAGCAGGATGGCCCCGCTGAAATCTATACGCAGCCCTTCTATCCGCCACCACAGGAGGAGGGCGCGTGA
- a CDS encoding nucleoside hydrolase, translating into MSARKIIIDTDPGQDDAVAILLALASPELELLGISCVAGNVPLALTSKNARIVCELAGRPEVRVFAGCDRPMARPLVTAEHVHGKTGLDGIDLPDPSMPLQDQHSVDFLIETLRTEPAGTVTICPIGPLTNIATAMERAPDIIPRIQEIVLMGGAYFEVGNITPTAEFNIYVDPEAAKIVFGAGVPLTVMPLDVTHKALTTRARVEAFRALPGRVGPAVASWTDFFERYDKEKYGSEGAPLHDPCTIAYLLKPELFSGRNINVEVETGAELTLGMTVADWWRVTTRTPNANFIGGVDADGFFALLTERLARL; encoded by the coding sequence ATGAGCGCGCGCAAGATAATTATCGACACAGACCCCGGACAGGATGACGCGGTCGCCATTCTGCTGGCCCTCGCCTCGCCCGAGTTGGAGCTGCTGGGTATCAGTTGTGTGGCGGGCAATGTGCCGCTGGCCCTGACGTCAAAAAATGCCCGGATCGTGTGCGAATTGGCAGGCAGGCCGGAGGTTCGGGTTTTCGCAGGCTGCGACCGCCCCATGGCGCGCCCGCTTGTGACCGCAGAGCATGTGCATGGCAAGACCGGGCTGGACGGCATTGACCTGCCCGACCCAAGTATGCCCTTGCAAGATCAGCATTCCGTCGATTTCCTGATTGAGACGCTGCGCACCGAGCCTGCGGGCACGGTCACGATCTGCCCCATCGGGCCTTTGACCAATATCGCCACGGCGATGGAACGCGCGCCGGACATCATCCCGCGTATTCAGGAAATCGTGCTGATGGGCGGGGCCTATTTCGAGGTAGGCAACATCACCCCCACAGCCGAGTTCAATATCTACGTAGACCCCGAGGCCGCGAAGATCGTCTTTGGCGCGGGCGTGCCGCTGACCGTGATGCCGCTGGATGTGACGCACAAGGCGCTGACCACCCGCGCGCGGGTCGAGGCCTTCCGCGCCCTGCCCGGCCGTGTCGGCCCTGCGGTCGCAAGCTGGACCGATTTCTTCGAGCGTTATGACAAGGAAAAATACGGATCAGAAGGTGCCCCCCTGCATGACCCCTGCACTATTGCCTATCTGCTCAAGCCAGAGTTGTTTTCAGGCCGCAACATCAATGTCGAAGTCGAGACAGGGGCGGAGCTGACCCTTGGCATGACTGTTGCCGATTGGTGGCGCGTCACGACCCGCACGCCGAATGCGAATTTTATAGGCGGGGTAGATGCAGACGGCTTCTTTGCGCTGCTGACCGAGCGTTTGGCGCGGCTATGA
- a CDS encoding NuoB/complex I 20 kDa subunit family protein: MTGANTAGPDREVATSDLNRELQDKGFLLTSTEDIINWARNGSLHWMTFGLACCAVEMMHTSMPRYDLERFGTAPRASPRQSDLMIVAGTLTNKMAPALRKVYDQMPEPRYVISMGSCANGGGYYHYSYSVVRGCDRIVPVDIYVPGCPPTAEALLYGILQLQRKIRRTGTLVR, from the coding sequence ATGACAGGGGCGAACACCGCCGGTCCCGACCGCGAGGTTGCGACCAGCGACCTGAACCGCGAGTTGCAGGACAAAGGCTTTTTGCTGACCTCGACCGAGGATATCATCAACTGGGCGCGCAATGGATCGCTGCACTGGATGACCTTCGGTCTGGCCTGTTGCGCGGTCGAGATGATGCACACCTCGATGCCGCGCTATGATCTGGAACGTTTCGGCACGGCCCCCCGCGCCAGCCCGCGCCAGTCAGACCTGATGATCGTGGCAGGCACGCTGACCAACAAGATGGCTCCTGCCTTGCGCAAGGTCTATGACCAGATGCCAGAGCCGCGCTATGTTATTTCAATGGGGTCTTGCGCCAATGGCGGGGGGTATTACCATTACAGTTATTCCGTTGTGCGGGGCTGCGACAGGATCGTGCCGGTCGATATCTATGTGCCTGGCTGCCCACCAACTGCCGAGGCGTTGTTATATGGTATTCTACAGTTGCAGCGCAAAATTCGCCGCACCGGGACATTGGTCAGGTAA
- a CDS encoding biotin carboxylase N-terminal domain-containing protein: MFDKILIANRGEIACRIIRSARALGVRSVAVYSEADARAAHVELADQAVAIGGPAPRDSYLRGDAIIRAALDTGAQAIHPGYGFLSENPDFVTQVEAAGLVFIGPSARAIRAMGLKDAAKALMQEAGVPVVPGYHGANQDAGHLAGAADAIGYPVLIKAVAGGGGKGMRLVERREDFAQELQSARSEAATAFGNDAVLVEKFILKPRHIEIQVFGDGVDAVHLFERDCSLQRRHQKVIEEAPAPGMTPEMRAAMGKAAVRAAQAIGYKGAGTVEFIVDGARGLRPDGFWFMEMNTRLQVEHPVTEAITGVDLVEWQLRVAAGEALPKTQDALTITGHAFEARLYAEDVPAGFLPATGRLEHLRFCDAARNDAGVRAGDDISPWYDPMIAKIVTHGATRRIALKQLEAALGNTEVAGTVTNLAFLGALSRHEGFQAGQVDTGLIARDIDALTHEPDLQDWQIAAAAAFAIELPRCTDPLAGFTLGAAIWQDVALDLGDAPVGDVRIAVTGASRARVTLDGREISVRAEGAGLRVEGAPGLVRGCCAHGRITLFGTVPRVLWLRDPLLREGALAAGADLVLAPMPGLVKAVFVVEGEAVEIGTRLAVLEAMKMEYTLTAARAGLVAELLTREGAQVEAGAALVRLEDGV, translated from the coding sequence ATGTTTGACAAAATCCTGATTGCCAATCGCGGTGAAATCGCGTGCCGGATCATCCGCTCCGCGCGCGCGCTTGGGGTGCGCAGTGTCGCGGTCTATTCTGAAGCCGATGCGCGGGCCGCGCATGTCGAACTGGCCGATCAGGCGGTCGCAATTGGTGGGCCGGCCCCGCGCGACAGCTACCTGCGCGGCGACGCGATCATTCGGGCCGCGCTGGATACAGGCGCGCAGGCCATCCATCCCGGCTATGGCTTTCTGTCGGAAAACCCCGATTTCGTGACGCAGGTCGAGGCGGCAGGTTTGGTCTTCATTGGCCCCTCTGCCCGCGCAATCCGTGCCATGGGGCTGAAAGATGCAGCCAAGGCACTGATGCAGGAAGCCGGTGTGCCGGTTGTGCCGGGCTATCACGGGGCCAATCAGGATGCGGGGCATCTGGCCGGGGCCGCGGATGCAATTGGCTATCCGGTTCTGATCAAGGCCGTGGCAGGGGGCGGCGGCAAGGGCATGCGGCTGGTCGAGCGGCGCGAGGATTTCGCGCAAGAACTGCAAAGCGCGCGCAGCGAGGCCGCGACGGCCTTTGGCAATGACGCTGTTCTGGTCGAGAAATTCATCCTCAAGCCGCGCCATATCGAAATACAGGTCTTTGGTGACGGCGTCGATGCCGTACATCTTTTCGAACGCGACTGCTCGCTTCAGCGCCGCCACCAGAAAGTCATCGAGGAAGCCCCGGCCCCCGGCATGACACCTGAGATGCGCGCGGCCATGGGCAAGGCGGCGGTGCGCGCCGCGCAAGCGATTGGCTATAAGGGCGCAGGTACGGTCGAGTTCATCGTGGATGGTGCGCGCGGTCTGCGCCCTGACGGGTTCTGGTTCATGGAAATGAACACGCGTCTGCAAGTCGAGCATCCTGTAACCGAGGCCATCACAGGCGTGGACCTAGTGGAGTGGCAGTTGCGCGTGGCAGCGGGCGAGGCTTTGCCCAAGACACAGGATGCACTCACGATCACGGGCCATGCCTTCGAGGCGCGCCTCTATGCCGAAGATGTGCCCGCAGGATTTTTGCCCGCAACCGGGCGGCTGGAGCATTTGCGCTTTTGCGACGCAGCGCGAAATGATGCCGGCGTGCGTGCCGGGGATGACATCAGTCCTTGGTACGACCCGATGATCGCCAAGATCGTCACGCATGGTGCCACGCGCAGAATCGCGCTCAAGCAGTTAGAGGCCGCATTGGGGAACACCGAAGTGGCCGGTACAGTCACCAATCTGGCGTTTCTCGGTGCGCTGAGCCGCCATGAGGGGTTTCAGGCTGGGCAGGTGGATACTGGTCTGATCGCACGCGATATTGACGCGCTGACCCATGAGCCTGACCTGCAGGACTGGCAGATCGCCGCCGCCGCCGCTTTCGCAATTGAACTGCCACGGTGCACAGACCCTTTGGCGGGTTTCACGCTTGGTGCTGCGATTTGGCAGGATGTGGCGCTTGATCTTGGGGATGCGCCTGTGGGCGATGTCCGCATTGCCGTGACGGGTGCATCGCGCGCGCGCGTGACATTGGACGGGCGCGAGATTTCAGTCCGCGCCGAAGGGGCGGGCCTGCGTGTTGAGGGCGCGCCGGGTCTGGTGCGGGGGTGTTGCGCGCATGGGCGCATCACCCTTTTTGGCACGGTGCCGCGCGTCTTGTGGCTGCGTGACCCGCTGTTGCGGGAAGGGGCCTTGGCGGCGGGCGCAGATCTGGTTCTGGCCCCGATGCCCGGACTGGTGAAAGCAGTCTTCGTGGTAGAGGGAGAGGCGGTCGAGATCGGCACGCGATTGGCTGTTCTGGAAGCAATGAAGATGGAATACACTCTGACAGCTGCGCGGGCGGGGTTGGTGGCCGAGCTTCTGACCCGCGAGGGCGCGCAGGTCGAGGCAGGGGCCGCATTGGTGCGTCTGGAGGATGGCGTTTGA
- a CDS encoding NADH-quinone oxidoreductase subunit C, producing MSDALNELVALLEMRMGEALVSHEISHGELTITTTLSHLIKLVRHLQHDDSMKFSTLVDITAIDWPGRRKRFDLVYHFLSMYLNHRIRVKVAVAEDDIAPSLTAIHPSANWFEREVFDMFGILFSGHPDLRRLLTDYGFRGHPLRKDFPTTGYTEVRYDDALKRVVYEPVHLVQEYRQFDFMSPWEGAEYILPGDEKKEAAK from the coding sequence ATGTCTGATGCATTGAATGAATTGGTCGCCTTGCTGGAAATGCGTATGGGCGAGGCGCTGGTCAGCCATGAAATCTCGCATGGTGAATTGACCATCACCACCACGCTGTCGCACCTGATAAAGCTGGTGCGGCATTTGCAGCATGATGACAGCATGAAGTTTTCGACGCTGGTGGACATCACGGCGATTGACTGGCCGGGGCGGCGCAAGCGGTTCGATTTGGTCTATCACTTCCTGTCGATGTATCTGAACCACCGCATCCGTGTGAAAGTTGCTGTGGCCGAGGATGATATTGCCCCCTCACTGACAGCTATTCACCCATCGGCAAATTGGTTCGAGCGTGAAGTTTTCGACATGTTCGGCATCCTGTTTTCCGGCCATCCCGATTTGCGCCGCCTGCTGACAGATTACGGCTTTCGCGGCCATCCGCTGCGCAAGGATTTCCCGACAACGGGCTATACCGAAGTGCGCTATGATGATGCGCTCAAACGTGTGGTCTATGAGCCGGTTCATCTGGTGCAGGAATACCGCCAGTTCGATTTCATGTCACCATGGGAAGGGGCAGAGTATATCCTTCCGGGTGATGAGAAGAAGGAAGCTGCAAAATGA
- a CDS encoding isovaleryl-CoA dehydrogenase produces the protein MFTASMTFDLGEDVNALRDMVHRWAQDRVKPMAAEIDRSNSFPNALWREMGDLGLLGITVPEELGGAGMGYLAHVIAIEEIARASASVSLSYGAHSNLCVNQIKINGTDAQRARYLPGLISGEHVGALAMSEAGAGSDVVGMKLKAEKKNDRFILNGTKYWITNGPDADVLVVYAKTDASAGSKGITAFLIEKSMAGFSTSPHFDKLGMRGSNTAELVFEDVEVPFENILGEEGRGVRVLMSGLDYERVVLSGIGTGIMAACLDEIMPYLRDRHQFGQPIGSFQLMQGKIADMYTAMNSARAYVYEVAKACDRGAVTRADAAACVLYASEEAMKQAHQAVQAMGGAGFMNDSAVSRLFRDAKLMEIGAGTSEIRRMLVGRELMAAMG, from the coding sequence ATGTTCACCGCATCCATGACATTTGATCTGGGCGAAGATGTGAATGCTCTGCGCGATATGGTGCATCGCTGGGCGCAAGATCGCGTCAAACCGATGGCCGCAGAGATTGACCGCAGCAACAGTTTTCCGAACGCGCTCTGGCGCGAAATGGGCGATCTGGGGCTGCTTGGCATTACTGTTCCCGAAGAATTGGGCGGCGCAGGCATGGGCTATCTGGCGCATGTCATCGCGATTGAGGAGATTGCGCGCGCCTCTGCGTCCGTGTCGCTCAGTTACGGGGCGCATTCCAACCTGTGCGTCAACCAGATCAAGATCAATGGCACGGACGCGCAGCGAGCGCGCTACCTGCCGGGGCTGATTTCGGGCGAGCATGTGGGCGCGCTGGCCATGTCTGAAGCAGGCGCAGGCTCTGATGTGGTGGGCATGAAGCTGAAAGCCGAGAAGAAGAATGACCGCTTCATCCTGAACGGCACAAAATACTGGATCACCAATGGTCCCGATGCCGATGTGCTGGTCGTCTACGCCAAGACCGACGCATCAGCAGGTTCCAAAGGGATAACGGCGTTCCTGATCGAGAAATCCATGGCCGGATTCTCGACCTCGCCGCATTTTGACAAGCTGGGGATGCGCGGGTCCAACACGGCGGAATTGGTGTTCGAGGATGTCGAAGTCCCGTTCGAGAATATTCTTGGCGAAGAGGGGCGCGGCGTGCGCGTTCTGATGTCGGGACTGGATTATGAGCGCGTGGTGCTGTCAGGCATTGGCACGGGCATCATGGCCGCCTGTCTGGACGAGATCATGCCCTATTTGCGCGACCGCCACCAGTTCGGCCAGCCGATTGGCAGCTTCCAACTGATGCAGGGCAAGATCGCCGATATGTACACGGCGATGAATTCCGCCCGCGCTTATGTCTATGAGGTGGCGAAGGCATGTGATCGGGGCGCTGTGACGCGCGCTGATGCGGCGGCCTGCGTGCTTTATGCGTCCGAAGAAGCGATGAAGCAGGCGCATCAGGCGGTGCAGGCGATGGGCGGGGCAGGGTTCATGAACGACTCTGCTGTCAGCCGATTGTTCCGCGATGCAAAGCTGATGGAAATCGGCGCAGGCACATCCGAGATCCGGCGGATGCTGGTCGGGCGTGAACTGATGGCGGCGATGGGGTGA
- a CDS encoding carboxyl transferase domain-containing protein: MKLNSAILTGSEQFRTNTLAHESALAEIEAAQALARAGGGEAARARHVSRGKMLPRDRVANLLDAGSPFLEVGATAAHGLYDGAAPCAGVIAGIGRVSGQDCMIICNDATVKGGTYYPMTVKKHLRAQEIAEANHLPCIYLVDSGGANLPNQDEVFPDRDHFGRIFYNQAQMSAKGIAQIAVVMGSCTAGGAYVPAMSDVSIIVKGHGTIFLAGPPLVKAATGEVVSAEDLGGGDVHTRLSGVADYLAEDDAHALALARRAISNLNRAKPATVQWQSPEDPAYDPSELFGVVPADLRTPYDIREVIARVVDGSRFDEFKPRFGETLVTGFAHVMGCPVGIVANNGVLFSESAIKGAHFIQLCSQRRIPLVFLQNITGFMVGRKYENEGIARHGAKMVTAVASTSVPKITMLVGGSFGAGNYGMAGRAYSPRFLWTWPNSRISVMGGAQAAGVLATVRRDAIERAGKSWSAQEEAEFKRPTTEMFERQSHPLYASARLWDDGIIDPRRTREVLALSLSAALNAPIEETRFGVFRM, translated from the coding sequence ATGAAACTCAATTCTGCCATCTTGACGGGATCAGAGCAGTTCCGCACCAACACATTGGCGCATGAATCCGCGCTGGCCGAAATAGAGGCCGCGCAGGCCCTCGCCCGTGCGGGCGGCGGTGAAGCGGCCCGTGCGCGCCATGTGTCGCGCGGCAAGATGCTGCCGCGGGACCGGGTGGCCAATCTGCTCGATGCAGGTAGCCCCTTTCTGGAAGTGGGCGCAACCGCCGCGCATGGCCTTTATGATGGGGCGGCCCCTTGTGCGGGCGTGATCGCAGGGATTGGCCGTGTCTCGGGGCAGGATTGTATGATCATCTGCAATGATGCAACTGTTAAGGGGGGCACCTATTACCCGATGACCGTGAAGAAGCATCTGCGCGCGCAAGAAATCGCAGAAGCGAACCATTTGCCCTGTATCTATCTGGTCGATTCCGGCGGCGCGAACCTGCCCAATCAGGATGAGGTGTTTCCAGACCGCGACCATTTCGGGCGCATCTTCTACAATCAGGCGCAGATGTCCGCCAAGGGAATTGCGCAGATCGCTGTTGTCATGGGCTCGTGCACCGCAGGTGGCGCCTATGTTCCGGCCATGTCGGATGTGAGCATCATCGTGAAAGGGCATGGCACGATCTTTCTTGCGGGCCCGCCGCTGGTCAAGGCCGCAACAGGCGAGGTGGTCAGCGCCGAGGATCTGGGGGGGGGCGACGTGCATACGCGCCTGTCAGGGGTCGCCGACTATCTGGCCGAAGATGATGCACATGCTTTGGCACTTGCGCGCCGCGCGATCTCCAACCTCAACCGCGCCAAACCGGCGACCGTGCAATGGCAAAGCCCCGAAGACCCCGCCTATGACCCCTCCGAGCTGTTCGGTGTGGTCCCCGCCGATCTGCGCACCCCATATGATATCCGCGAAGTGATTGCCCGCGTGGTGGACGGATCGCGGTTTGACGAATTCAAACCCCGCTTTGGCGAAACGCTGGTCACAGGCTTTGCCCATGTGATGGGCTGCCCGGTGGGGATTGTCGCCAATAATGGCGTGCTGTTCTCCGAAAGCGCCATCAAGGGCGCGCATTTCATCCAGCTGTGCAGCCAGCGTCGTATCCCGCTGGTCTTTTTGCAAAATATCACTGGCTTCATGGTTGGGCGCAAATACGAGAATGAGGGGATCGCGCGGCACGGGGCCAAGATGGTGACCGCCGTCGCCAGCACCTCTGTCCCCAAGATCACCATGCTGGTTGGCGGCAGCTTCGGGGCGGGCAATTACGGCATGGCCGGGCGTGCCTATTCCCCCCGCTTTTTGTGGACATGGCCCAACAGCCGAATTTCGGTGATGGGGGGCGCACAGGCAGCGGGGGTGCTGGCAACCGTCAGGCGCGATGCGATCGAGCGAGCAGGCAAAAGCTGGAGTGCGCAGGAGGAGGCAGAGTTCAAGCGCCCCACCACCGAGATGTTCGAGCGCCAGTCCCACCCGCTTTATGCGTCCGCACGCCTCTGGGATGACGGGATCATCGACCCGCGCCGCACGCGCGAGGTTCTCGCCCTGTCACTGTCAGCGGCCTTGAACGCCCCGATTGAGGAGACGCGCTTCGGCGTGTTCCGGATGTAG
- a CDS encoding hydroxymethylglutaryl-CoA lyase — protein MSRVEIFEVGPRDGLQNEQRFIPTGDKVALVDCLSRVGFKRLEVASFVSPRWVPQMADSAEVLRQIARAPGVRYAALTPNQKGFDAALAARADEVAIFASASEGFSRANLNCSVAESLQRFVPVMAAASAAGIPVRGYVSCVTECPYDGPTPPAAVARLAADLRDMGCYEISLGDTIGRATPDSVAAMLRVVLQEVPAAQLAGHFHDTGGMALANIEASLEFGLRVFDAAVGGLGGCPYAPGASGNVATEVVHEWLTGMGWQTGLDRDVLAQAAAMARDLCKGES, from the coding sequence GTGAGCAGGGTCGAGATCTTCGAGGTCGGACCGCGCGACGGTCTGCAAAACGAGCAGCGCTTCATTCCGACCGGCGACAAGGTGGCGCTGGTGGATTGTCTGAGCCGTGTAGGGTTCAAGCGTCTGGAAGTGGCGAGTTTCGTCAGCCCCAGATGGGTGCCACAGATGGCCGATTCTGCTGAAGTGCTGCGCCAGATCGCGCGCGCGCCGGGGGTGCGCTATGCGGCACTGACGCCCAATCAGAAAGGGTTTGACGCAGCACTTGCGGCCCGCGCGGATGAGGTGGCGATTTTTGCCTCGGCCTCGGAAGGGTTCAGCCGGGCCAATCTGAACTGCTCGGTCGCAGAGAGTTTGCAGCGGTTTGTTCCGGTCATGGCCGCAGCATCGGCGGCGGGCATCCCGGTGCGTGGATATGTGTCCTGCGTGACGGAATGCCCCTATGATGGGCCAACGCCCCCGGCTGCGGTGGCACGGCTGGCGGCAGATTTGCGCGATATGGGCTGCTATGAGATCAGCCTTGGCGACACGATTGGCCGCGCCACGCCGGACAGCGTGGCGGCGATGTTGCGTGTGGTGTTGCAAGAGGTGCCTGCCGCGCAACTCGCCGGGCATTTTCACGACACAGGCGGGATGGCGCTGGCAAATATCGAAGCCTCGCTCGAGTTCGGATTGCGGGTATTTGATGCGGCGGTTGGCGGGTTGGGCGGATGTCCTTATGCGCCCGGTGCTTCGGGCAATGTGGCAACTGAAGTGGTGCATGAATGGCTGACCGGTATGGGATGGCAGACCGGACTTGACCGCGATGTGCTGGCACAGGCGGCCGCTATGGCGCGCGATCTATGCAAGGGAGAGAGCTGA
- a CDS encoding lysozyme inhibitor LprI family protein, with protein sequence MSSTDGQTTIGMGFCLDAELSYWDGILNSGYQQLRAALQSSDAELPETLAIQADQLRDMQRAWMAFRDAKCSFEAAQWQGGTGASPAYLACMMNATGEQALYLMSVFSGEG encoded by the coding sequence ATGTCGAGCACTGACGGCCAGACCACAATCGGGATGGGATTCTGCCTTGATGCGGAGCTGAGCTACTGGGACGGCATTCTCAACAGCGGCTACCAGCAGTTGCGTGCCGCACTGCAATCATCAGATGCTGAATTGCCAGAGACGTTGGCCATTCAGGCAGATCAGTTGCGCGATATGCAGCGGGCCTGGATGGCATTTCGTGATGCAAAGTGCAGCTTCGAAGCCGCCCAATGGCAAGGCGGCACAGGGGCAAGCCCGGCCTATCTGGCCTGTATGATGAACGCGACGGGTGAGCAGGCGCTTTATCTTATGTCCGTCTTTTCGGGCGAAGGGTGA
- a CDS encoding crotonase/enoyl-CoA hydratase family protein has product MYQTITVETDARGVAELTLERAEKHNALNSPMIDELTDAATRLAQDDAVRVVVLRASGKSFCAGGDLGWMQEQMRADSATRAVEAGKLAAMLGALNQLPKPLIGRVQGQAFGGGVGMMAVCDVAIGVEGVSFGLTETRLGLIPATIGPYVLARMGAAKARRVFMSARIFDAQEAVALGLLARAVPQHELDAAVAAEVTPYLACAPGAVARAKRLAQRFEAGADKDAVAHSISELVACWEGEEAQEGLAAFFERRKPGWAT; this is encoded by the coding sequence ATGTATCAGACCATCACAGTCGAGACAGATGCGCGCGGGGTTGCCGAACTGACGCTTGAGCGCGCGGAGAAACACAACGCGCTGAATTCCCCTATGATTGACGAACTGACCGACGCAGCCACCCGGCTGGCGCAGGATGACGCTGTAAGGGTCGTGGTGTTGCGGGCCAGCGGCAAGAGTTTTTGTGCTGGTGGCGATCTGGGCTGGATGCAAGAGCAGATGCGCGCCGACAGCGCCACGCGCGCAGTCGAGGCAGGCAAGTTGGCGGCCATGCTGGGCGCGCTGAACCAGTTGCCCAAACCCCTGATCGGGCGGGTGCAGGGGCAGGCCTTTGGCGGCGGGGTTGGAATGATGGCCGTATGCGATGTTGCTATCGGGGTTGAAGGGGTGTCGTTCGGGCTGACCGAAACGCGGCTTGGGTTGATTCCGGCCACGATTGGCCCCTATGTGCTGGCGCGCATGGGCGCGGCAAAGGCCCGGCGCGTGTTCATGTCGGCGCGGATTTTCGATGCACAGGAAGCCGTGGCACTGGGGTTGCTGGCGCGCGCGGTCCCGCAGCACGAGCTGGATGCAGCTGTCGCAGCGGAAGTCACCCCCTATCTGGCCTGCGCGCCCGGCGCAGTTGCGCGTGCCAAACGGCTGGCCCAACGGTTTGAGGCTGGCGCAGACAAGGACGCCGTTGCGCATTCCATCTCGGAGCTGGTGGCTTGCTGGGAAGGGGAGGAAGCGCAGGAAGGGCTCGCTGCCTTTTTCGAGCGGCGCAAACCGGGTTGGGCAACCTGA
- a CDS encoding NADH-quinone oxidoreductase subunit A — MEDLLASYLPILIFLAIAVALGLVLLLSAIVIAVRNPDPEKVSAYECGFNAFDDARMKFDVRFYLVAILFIIFDLEIAFLFPWAVAFSDMSMTGFWSMMVFLGVLTVGFAYEWKKGALEWE, encoded by the coding sequence GTGGAAGACCTACTCGCATCCTACCTGCCTATCCTGATTTTCCTTGCCATCGCAGTTGCCCTTGGGCTGGTTTTGCTGCTGTCAGCGATTGTTATAGCTGTGCGCAACCCTGACCCGGAAAAGGTATCGGCCTATGAATGCGGCTTTAACGCCTTCGATGATGCGCGGATGAAATTTGACGTGCGCTTTTACCTTGTGGCCATTCTATTCATCATTTTCGATCTGGAAATTGCGTTCCTGTTCCCGTGGGCGGTTGCCTTCTCGGATATGTCGATGACCGGTTTTTGGTCGATGATGGTGTTTCTTGGGGTTCTGACCGTAGGCTTTGCTTATGAATGGAAGAAAGGAGCGCTGGAATGGGAGTGA